A region from the Kribbella shirazensis genome encodes:
- a CDS encoding CHAD domain-containing protein — MGVVGRELVAGDPVGGLVAAALVKGARRLEKAVGMVENGEDDAIHQVRVSCRRLRSDLKLFRKLLAGDWATGLRADLQALAQACGEARDLEVIAALVREHTSSEDNEEHVDTILTTLTLGLDRAAARSAEVVLGESTKDLLTTLEAIATAPDLKTKADKPCSEVLPQLLQAATAQFTQEADKLKPWTPDDDWHEVRLLAKRVRYAADTTAAVLGDEAKATAAHAATYQELLGQHQDHCAAADALTNMAAHAAAEDDPELSFTLGRLTERHRAARKPLREQFLSLYHRP, encoded by the coding sequence GTGGGGGTTGTGGGGCGGGAGTTGGTGGCCGGCGATCCAGTTGGGGGGCTGGTGGCCGCGGCCCTGGTGAAGGGTGCGCGGCGGCTGGAGAAGGCTGTTGGGATGGTGGAGAACGGTGAGGACGACGCCATCCACCAGGTGCGGGTGTCCTGCCGGCGGTTGCGGAGCGATCTGAAGTTGTTCCGCAAGCTGCTGGCGGGGGACTGGGCGACCGGACTACGTGCGGATCTGCAGGCGCTGGCACAGGCCTGTGGGGAGGCGCGGGACCTCGAGGTGATCGCTGCACTCGTTCGCGAGCACACGTCCAGCGAGGACAACGAGGAACACGTCGACACGATCCTCACCACCCTCACGCTCGGCCTCGACCGCGCAGCCGCCCGGTCCGCCGAGGTGGTGCTGGGTGAGTCCACCAAGGACCTCCTCACCACCCTCGAAGCGATCGCCACCGCCCCCGACCTGAAAACCAAGGCAGACAAGCCCTGCAGCGAAGTCCTGCCACAGCTCCTGCAAGCCGCCACCGCACAGTTCACCCAGGAAGCAGACAAGCTCAAGCCCTGGACCCCGGACGACGACTGGCATGAGGTACGCCTCCTGGCCAAGCGAGTCCGGTACGCCGCCGACACCACAGCCGCTGTACTCGGTGACGAAGCAAAAGCCACAGCTGCCCACGCAGCGACGTACCAGGAACTCCTGGGGCAGCACCAGGACCACTGCGCCGCGGCAGACGCCCTGACCAACATGGCTGCCCACGCGGCCGCTGAGGACGACCCAGAGCTCTCGTTCACGCTCGGACGCCTCACAGAGCGCCACAGGGCTGCTCGCAAGCCCCTCCGCGAGCAGTTCCTCAGCCTGTACCACCGTCCCTGA
- a CDS encoding DUF1015 family protein yields the protein MPDPVLRLDPLRAWRFVAGKVSGLGAVTSPPYDVLEPAIVRRLTDSDLHNMVRLILPRDPDLGPGRYDEPAERLAAWQRAGVVVQDERPALYVYEQRLGNAVLCGLVGSLRLDPTRRVVLPHENVMPHWVDDRLRLMQATDADLEPILLAYADGGVASDAVDAARSGEPWVEAETYNEAEHCIWRIEDPVTVAAIAAELAKHEAVIADGHHRYAAYLERQLREPYRPGAEVGLAMLVDYVRHPLTLDPIHRLAPGLDLQTVQQRTPSGWQMQPGRVEGDPERISVTDGSSWLTLHTASDMPTVKLLHEVLLPAWGVVQEELSFHHTLADALALAGPQQLAVELTAPHMDQVLRSAAQGVVLPQKATSFGPKPRVGLLFRTL from the coding sequence ATGCCGGATCCGGTGCTGAGACTCGATCCCCTGCGGGCCTGGCGGTTCGTGGCGGGCAAGGTGAGCGGGCTGGGCGCCGTCACGTCGCCGCCGTACGACGTGCTGGAACCCGCCATCGTCCGGCGGCTGACTGACTCTGATCTGCACAACATGGTGAGGCTCATCCTTCCACGCGATCCGGACCTCGGCCCCGGCCGGTACGACGAACCCGCCGAGCGGCTCGCCGCGTGGCAGCGGGCCGGCGTGGTGGTGCAGGACGAGCGGCCGGCGCTGTACGTGTACGAGCAGCGCCTGGGGAACGCCGTACTGTGCGGACTGGTCGGCTCGCTCCGGCTGGACCCGACGCGGCGGGTTGTCCTGCCACACGAGAATGTGATGCCGCACTGGGTCGACGACCGCCTGCGGCTCATGCAGGCGACGGACGCGGATCTGGAGCCGATTCTGCTCGCGTACGCCGACGGTGGGGTGGCGAGCGATGCGGTGGACGCGGCGCGGAGCGGTGAGCCGTGGGTGGAGGCCGAAACGTACAACGAGGCCGAGCACTGCATCTGGCGGATCGAGGACCCAGTGACGGTGGCGGCGATCGCTGCGGAGCTGGCGAAGCACGAAGCTGTCATAGCGGACGGGCACCACCGGTATGCGGCGTACCTGGAGCGCCAGCTGCGAGAGCCGTACCGGCCGGGTGCAGAGGTCGGTTTGGCCATGCTGGTGGACTACGTGCGGCACCCGTTGACGCTGGACCCGATTCACCGTCTCGCACCGGGTCTGGACCTGCAGACTGTGCAGCAGCGCACGCCTAGTGGTTGGCAGATGCAGCCTGGCCGGGTGGAGGGCGACCCGGAGCGCATCTCTGTCACGGACGGCTCCAGCTGGCTGACACTCCACACCGCTTCGGACATGCCCACAGTCAAGTTGCTGCACGAGGTGTTGCTGCCGGCCTGGGGGGTGGTGCAGGAGGAGCTCAGCTTCCACCACACGCTTGCGGACGCGCTGGCGCTGGCTGGCCCTCAGCAGCTCGCTGTAGAGCTCACAGCGCCCCACATGGACCAGGTACTGCGTTCCGCGGCACAAGGCGTCGTACTGCCACAGAAGGCAACGTCGTTCGGCCCGAAGCCACGAGTGGGGTTGCTGTTCCGAACGCTCTGA
- a CDS encoding HAD-IIA family hydrolase: MSTERTSPPPLSACDEPLASRYDVALLDLDGVVYVGPDPVPDAPEYLRKAAKEGLRLGYITNNASRPARIVAEHLASFGLDVIADDVVTSAQAAAKLVASEFPKGSPVLVVGGEGLFVALEEYGLTPVRSSDAHPVAVVQGFHPDVNWVMLADGAHAINEGAKWFATNLDLTIPTAAGKAPGNGTLVQAVRAAVDVDPVVAGKPEPPLLETSIERLEAKRPLMIGDRLDSDIEGANAVGIASLWVATGVHDASDLARAPKNQRPTYVAAGLGALVEKQPGVTVDGGKHTCEGWTAEVVNNAVAVKGEGSPYDGLRAILSAVWASVDAPAEPAKPAKTTRGRRPRPKPAPTADSIALDAALHRIGLDK; encoded by the coding sequence ATGAGTACGGAACGAACTTCGCCTCCGCCGCTGTCGGCGTGTGACGAACCGCTCGCGAGCCGGTACGACGTCGCGCTGCTGGACCTCGACGGCGTCGTGTACGTCGGGCCGGACCCGGTCCCGGACGCGCCGGAGTACCTGCGCAAGGCCGCCAAGGAAGGCCTGCGCCTCGGGTACATCACCAACAACGCGAGCCGGCCGGCGCGGATCGTTGCCGAGCACCTCGCGTCGTTCGGGCTGGACGTGATCGCCGACGACGTGGTGACGTCCGCGCAGGCCGCGGCGAAGCTGGTCGCGAGCGAGTTCCCGAAGGGCTCGCCGGTGCTGGTGGTCGGCGGTGAAGGGCTGTTCGTCGCGCTCGAGGAGTACGGGCTGACGCCGGTCCGGAGCAGTGACGCGCACCCGGTCGCAGTCGTGCAGGGCTTCCACCCGGACGTGAACTGGGTGATGCTCGCCGACGGCGCGCACGCGATCAACGAGGGCGCGAAGTGGTTCGCGACCAACCTGGACCTGACCATCCCGACCGCGGCCGGGAAGGCGCCCGGGAACGGCACGCTGGTGCAGGCGGTCCGGGCCGCCGTCGACGTCGACCCGGTCGTCGCCGGGAAGCCCGAGCCGCCGCTGCTGGAGACGAGCATCGAGCGGCTGGAAGCCAAGCGACCGTTGATGATCGGGGACCGGCTGGACTCCGACATCGAGGGCGCGAACGCGGTCGGCATCGCGAGCCTCTGGGTCGCGACCGGTGTCCACGACGCGTCCGACCTGGCCAGGGCGCCGAAGAACCAGCGTCCGACGTACGTCGCCGCCGGGCTCGGCGCGCTGGTGGAGAAGCAGCCAGGCGTGACCGTCGACGGCGGGAAACACACCTGCGAGGGCTGGACCGCCGAGGTCGTGAACAACGCCGTCGCGGTCAAGGGCGAGGGCTCGCCGTACGACGGGCTGCGCGCGATCCTGTCCGCGGTCTGGGCCAGTGTCGACGCACCCGCCGAGCCGGCGAAGCCCGCGAAAACCACCCGCGGCCGCCGTCCCCGCCCGAAGCCCGCCCCGACGGCGGACTCCATCGCCCTCGATGCCGCGCTCCACCGCATCGGTCTCGACAAGTAG
- a CDS encoding polyhydroxyalkanoate synthesis protein PhaF, which yields MVMDALRGYVQLANGLTEVTRQKAQVAAKALLQQTGADSLTTRVSDLADEIVATSKSNRQLLQAIVSNEVEGAVARLGFARSEEVAGLTRRVKALETELAEVRAAASAPVVREPGVRPATDEVVEAGVFEEDAPTAAPKIAAKKAAAKTAVAKKAAAKKAPAKKAAKKAPAKKAPVKKIAKKA from the coding sequence ATGGTGATGGACGCGCTGCGCGGCTACGTACAACTGGCGAACGGGTTGACCGAGGTCACCAGGCAGAAGGCCCAGGTGGCGGCAAAGGCTCTGCTGCAGCAGACCGGGGCGGACTCGCTGACGACCAGGGTGAGTGACCTGGCCGACGAGATCGTTGCCACCAGCAAGAGCAATCGTCAACTGCTGCAGGCGATCGTGTCGAACGAGGTCGAGGGCGCGGTCGCGCGGCTCGGCTTCGCGCGCTCCGAGGAGGTCGCCGGGCTCACCCGCCGGGTGAAGGCGCTGGAGACCGAGCTGGCCGAGGTGCGCGCCGCGGCGTCCGCACCGGTCGTCCGCGAGCCTGGGGTCCGGCCGGCGACCGACGAGGTCGTCGAGGCCGGGGTGTTCGAGGAGGACGCGCCGACGGCTGCCCCGAAGATCGCCGCCAAGAAGGCTGCCGCCAAGACAGCTGTGGCGAAGAAGGCCGCGGCCAAGAAGGCCCCGGCGAAGAAGGCGGCGAAGAAGGCACCCGCGAAGAAGGCGCCGGTGAAGAAGATCGCGAAGAAGGCTTGA
- a CDS encoding TlyA family rRNA (cytidine-2'-O)-methyltransferase: protein MAKGVKRSRLDAELVRRGLARSREHASELIAAGKVKVSGTVAGKPATGVGADAPIVVDTSDHEDPGYASRGAYKLLGALEAFPGVQVTGRRTLDAGASTGGFTDVLLRNEAAHVIAVDVGYGQLVWALQTDERVTVMDRTNVRTLTLEDIGGEPVDLVVSDLSFISLTLVLPALIGVVKPDGELVLMVKPQFEVGKERLGKGGVVRDPELRAEAVRKVAAKARELGWGIAGVAASPLPGPSGNVEYFLWIRREAPVLDETMLQTAIERGPQ, encoded by the coding sequence GTGGCCAAAGGAGTCAAGCGGTCGCGGCTCGACGCCGAGCTGGTACGACGTGGTCTCGCACGCTCGCGGGAGCACGCGAGTGAGCTGATCGCGGCGGGCAAGGTGAAGGTCTCCGGGACCGTGGCCGGCAAGCCCGCGACCGGGGTCGGTGCGGACGCGCCGATCGTCGTCGACACGTCGGACCACGAGGATCCCGGGTACGCGAGCCGTGGTGCGTACAAGCTGCTCGGCGCGCTCGAGGCGTTCCCCGGCGTCCAGGTGACAGGCCGCCGTACGCTCGACGCCGGTGCGTCCACCGGCGGATTCACCGACGTACTGCTGCGCAACGAGGCCGCGCACGTGATCGCCGTCGACGTCGGGTACGGCCAACTCGTCTGGGCGTTGCAGACCGACGAGCGGGTCACCGTGATGGACCGAACCAACGTCCGCACGCTCACGCTCGAGGACATCGGCGGTGAACCGGTTGATCTCGTGGTCAGCGATCTGAGTTTCATCAGCCTGACCCTGGTCCTTCCGGCGCTGATCGGCGTGGTGAAGCCGGACGGCGAGCTGGTGCTGATGGTGAAGCCGCAGTTCGAGGTCGGCAAGGAGCGGCTGGGCAAGGGCGGCGTGGTCCGGGACCCGGAACTGCGGGCCGAAGCGGTCCGCAAGGTCGCCGCCAAGGCGCGGGAGCTCGGGTGGGGGATCGCGGGCGTCGCGGCCAGCCCGTTGCCTGGCCCGTCAGGAAATGTCGAATACTTCCTGTGGATACGGCGGGAAGCACCGGTTCTCGATGAGACGATGCTGCAAACCGCCATCGAGCGCGGACCGCAGTAA
- a CDS encoding NAD kinase, with protein MAEHEPRRVLLVTHTGREEAVEVARAAHRLLTGAGMQVRLLGGEAEELKLDPAEIVDDPEKAANDVELIMVLGGDGSILRGAELARPHGTPVLGVNLGHVGFLAEAEVDDLERIVQVVVDRSYTVEERMTLAVDVRLDDDLIFETWALNEASVEKAAREKMLEVLVEVDDRPLSRYGCDGVVVATPTGSTAYSFSAGGPIVWPEVEAILMVPLSAHALFSRPIVVAPTSRLSIELVPSWHGRGVLWCDGRRMVEVPPGAEIQVRRGATPVRLARAHEAPFTDRLVAKFDLPVLGWRGAAERKRNGNGNSQQEN; from the coding sequence GTGGCTGAGCACGAGCCGCGGCGCGTGCTGCTGGTGACGCACACCGGCCGCGAGGAGGCCGTCGAGGTCGCCCGTGCCGCGCACCGGCTGCTGACCGGCGCCGGGATGCAGGTCCGGCTGCTCGGCGGCGAGGCCGAGGAGCTCAAGCTCGACCCGGCCGAGATCGTCGACGACCCGGAGAAGGCGGCGAACGACGTCGAGCTGATCATGGTGCTCGGCGGCGACGGCTCGATCCTGCGCGGCGCCGAGCTCGCCCGTCCGCACGGTACGCCGGTGCTCGGTGTGAACCTGGGCCACGTCGGCTTCCTGGCCGAGGCCGAGGTCGACGACCTGGAGCGGATCGTCCAGGTCGTGGTGGACCGCAGCTACACGGTCGAGGAGCGGATGACGCTGGCCGTCGACGTGCGGCTGGACGACGACCTGATCTTCGAGACCTGGGCGCTCAACGAGGCCAGTGTGGAGAAGGCGGCCCGGGAGAAGATGCTCGAGGTCCTGGTCGAGGTCGACGACCGCCCGTTGTCGCGGTACGGCTGTGACGGTGTCGTCGTGGCGACGCCGACCGGGAGTACGGCGTACTCGTTCTCCGCCGGCGGACCGATCGTCTGGCCGGAGGTCGAGGCGATCCTGATGGTGCCGCTGAGCGCGCACGCGCTGTTCTCGCGGCCGATCGTGGTGGCGCCCACGTCGCGGTTGTCGATCGAGCTGGTCCCGTCCTGGCACGGCCGCGGCGTGCTGTGGTGCGACGGCCGGCGGATGGTCGAGGTGCCGCCCGGCGCCGAGATCCAGGTACGGCGGGGTGCGACGCCGGTCCGGCTGGCCCGGGCCCACGAGGCGCCGTTCACCGACCGGCTGGTGGCGAAGTTCGACCTCCCGGTGCTCGGCTGGCGTGGGGCCGCCGAACGCAAACGCAACGGCAACGGCAACAGCCAACAGGAGAACTGA
- the recN gene encoding DNA repair protein RecN: MLSEIRITGLGVIEDATLDLDPGFTAVTGETGAGKTMVVTGVNMLLGGRADSGLVRHGTRRARVEGRASAVPRAIVQQAEDRGGELDDDELLIARELSSEGRSRAFLGGASVPVSVLGEVSGDLVAIHGQADQWRLLQPARQRETLDTFAGKPVLVPLQEYSAAYKRHREVEAELTELTTRERDRLAEADLLRFGLDEVAKAEPLPGEDTELAAEEERLAYADGLRTAATTAADALASEDLDSTRPNDVLGLLALTKQVLDGEREHDAKLAELADRAGELGYLASDLAQELSSYAADVDTDPARLAVVSERRALLTGLVRKYGGEQGVVDEVIEWTKRSAERLAELDGSDERVEQLTAELEELDAKLADLGQQIREARIEAAARLGVAVSEELTGLAMPHAKLSVEVHETTAGPFGVDEVEFCFAANPGSPARPLQKAASGGELSRVMLALEVILSDTHPVPTLVFDEIDAGIGGRAAVEVGKRLARLAEKTQVIVVTHLPQVAAFADRHAVVLKSDDGSVTTSGLVALDDDARLKELSRMMAGLENSDAAQAHAEELLALAAERHTKPKRKKR; this comes from the coding sequence ATGCTTTCCGAGATTCGCATCACCGGGCTGGGCGTGATCGAGGACGCGACGCTGGACCTCGACCCGGGCTTCACCGCCGTCACCGGCGAGACCGGGGCCGGCAAGACGATGGTCGTGACCGGCGTGAACATGCTGCTCGGCGGCCGCGCCGACAGCGGCCTGGTGCGGCACGGGACGCGCCGCGCGCGGGTCGAGGGGCGCGCGAGTGCCGTACCGCGGGCCATCGTGCAGCAGGCCGAGGACCGTGGCGGTGAGCTGGACGACGACGAGCTGCTGATCGCGCGCGAGCTGTCGTCGGAGGGGCGTTCGCGGGCGTTCCTCGGTGGCGCGTCCGTCCCGGTGTCGGTGCTGGGCGAGGTGTCGGGCGATCTGGTCGCGATCCACGGGCAGGCGGATCAGTGGCGGTTGCTGCAGCCCGCGCGGCAGCGGGAGACCCTCGACACGTTCGCGGGCAAGCCGGTTCTGGTGCCGCTGCAGGAGTACTCCGCGGCGTACAAGCGGCATCGTGAGGTCGAGGCCGAGCTGACCGAGCTGACGACGCGCGAGCGTGACCGCCTGGCGGAGGCGGACCTGCTGCGGTTCGGTCTGGACGAGGTCGCGAAGGCGGAGCCGTTGCCCGGTGAGGACACCGAGCTCGCGGCCGAGGAGGAGCGCCTCGCGTACGCCGACGGTCTGCGTACTGCGGCCACGACGGCGGCGGATGCCCTGGCGTCCGAAGACCTGGACTCCACCCGGCCGAACGACGTACTCGGCCTGCTGGCGTTGACGAAACAGGTCCTGGACGGTGAGCGCGAGCACGACGCGAAGCTGGCCGAGCTCGCCGACCGCGCGGGGGAGCTCGGCTACCTGGCGTCCGATCTCGCCCAGGAGTTGTCGTCGTACGCCGCCGATGTCGACACCGATCCGGCGCGGCTGGCCGTGGTGAGCGAGCGACGGGCGTTGCTGACCGGCCTGGTGCGCAAGTACGGCGGCGAGCAGGGCGTTGTGGACGAGGTCATCGAATGGACCAAGCGATCGGCCGAGCGGCTGGCCGAGCTCGACGGCAGCGACGAGCGCGTGGAGCAACTGACGGCCGAGCTGGAGGAGCTGGACGCGAAGCTCGCGGACCTCGGGCAGCAGATCCGGGAGGCGCGGATCGAGGCGGCCGCGCGGCTCGGTGTCGCGGTGTCGGAGGAGCTGACCGGGCTGGCGATGCCGCACGCGAAGCTGTCGGTCGAGGTGCACGAGACCACCGCCGGACCGTTCGGTGTCGACGAGGTCGAGTTCTGCTTCGCGGCGAACCCGGGCAGCCCGGCGCGCCCGCTGCAGAAGGCCGCGTCCGGTGGTGAGTTGTCGCGGGTGATGCTCGCGCTCGAGGTGATCCTGTCCGACACGCACCCCGTGCCCACGCTGGTGTTCGACGAGATCGACGCCGGGATCGGCGGCCGCGCCGCGGTCGAGGTCGGGAAGCGGCTGGCCCGGCTGGCGGAGAAGACCCAGGTGATCGTAGTGACGCACCTGCCGCAGGTCGCCGCGTTCGCGGATCGTCATGCCGTCGTGCTGAAGAGCGACGACGGATCGGTGACCACGAGCGGCCTGGTGGCCCTGGACGACGATGCCCGCTTGAAGGAACTCTCCCGGATGATGGCCGGCCTGGAAAACTCCGACGCCGCCCAGGCCCACGCCGAAGAGTTGCTCGCACTCGCGGCCGAGCGCCACACCAAACCCAAACGCAAGAAGCGCTGA